One genomic region from Amycolatopsis sp. FBCC-B4732 encodes:
- a CDS encoding Lrp/AsnC family transcriptional regulator, producing MTEIEQRVVSALQVDGRAGPGRIAEVLGLSPRTVTRSIARLRADGRLKVVCVPDPAHGLRGALLLRVKVLRGRTPAIADALAARDDVLFVDILAGGEEISAVALGGLDGRLVHDALPSTSAVTELRAYSVLHVFSDATQWRTGLLTDAEVSALTPPPPGEDVTLDDLDRRLLARLAVDARLGPGELAAEAPESTVRRRIDRLAAAGRIRTYANVDVAALGLGVDANVWLTVPPGRLDEVGRALARHPMVHGTLATTGVTNLMAAVWCRDLGDLYAFVTGLDVPSAEVTVVARAVKRAGRPGSQKS from the coding sequence ATGACCGAAATCGAACAGAGAGTCGTCTCCGCTCTGCAGGTCGACGGCCGCGCCGGGCCCGGCCGGATCGCCGAGGTGCTCGGCCTCTCGCCGCGCACGGTCACCCGTTCCATCGCCCGGCTTCGCGCCGACGGGCGGCTGAAGGTCGTCTGCGTCCCCGATCCCGCGCACGGCCTGCGCGGTGCACTGCTCCTGCGGGTCAAGGTCCTCCGCGGCCGGACGCCGGCGATCGCCGACGCCTTGGCCGCCCGCGACGACGTGCTCTTCGTGGACATCCTCGCGGGCGGCGAGGAGATCAGCGCCGTCGCGCTGGGCGGGCTGGACGGCCGGCTCGTGCACGACGCCCTGCCGTCGACCTCCGCCGTCACCGAGCTGCGGGCGTACTCGGTCCTGCACGTCTTCTCCGACGCGACGCAGTGGCGCACCGGTCTGCTCACCGACGCCGAAGTCTCCGCGCTCACCCCGCCTCCGCCCGGCGAAGACGTGACCCTGGACGACCTCGACCGCCGGCTGCTGGCCCGGCTGGCCGTCGACGCGCGGCTCGGGCCCGGCGAGCTGGCCGCGGAGGCGCCGGAATCGACCGTCCGGCGGCGGATCGACCGGCTCGCCGCCGCCGGGCGGATCCGGACCTACGCGAACGTCGACGTCGCGGCGCTCGGCCTGGGCGTCGACGCCAACGTCTGGCTGACCGTCCCGCCGGGGCGGCTCGACGAGGTCGGGCGGGCCTTGGCGCGGCACCCGATGGTCCACGGCACCCTCGCCACGACCGGCGTCACCAATCTGATGGCCGCCGTCTGGTGCCGGGACCTCGGCGACCTCTACGCCTTCGTGACCGGCCTCGACGTCCCTTCCGCCGAGGTCACGGTCGTTGCGCGGGCCGTCAAGCGGGCCGGGAGACCGGGCTCACAAAAAAGTTGA
- a CDS encoding MDR family MFS transporter: MSDTSTAEGAAATNGKLSHRQILTVLSGLMLGMFLAALDQTIVSSSMRTIADELHGLSLQAWATTAYLITATLSTPLYGKLSDLYGRKPMYLTAISLFLIGSLASGMATSMYELAAFRAFQGLGAGGLMSLALAIITDITAPRERSKYQGYFMAVFGISSVAGPVVGGFFAGIDTFAGITGWRWVFLVNVPIALAALVVVTKVLNLPHTRVDQKVDYWGAVALATGLVPLLIVAEQGREWGWGSAASIAMYVVGGLGVAAFVWIERRMGDAALLPLRLFKRPVFRMATLVTVVQGAGMFGAMMSLPLYLQIVKGATPTQAGLQMLPLTLGIMVASLTSGRLIAKTGRYKMFAVAGIGLMAAALFALSTITVDSSLALVMVIAFVIGLGLGASMQTLVLAATNDVRPQDIGVATSAATFFRQIGGTAGTAVFLSILFGTVGDRIANAIRSAMTSPAYVSALAQNPAFAQQLKSGGLDVNDTSFLSSLDPTLARPILQGFAESMSTVFLVGGIVLTVGFALVWFLKEKPLSDKSAMEQRADAEAEAAPALALAH, encoded by the coding sequence ATGAGCGACACCTCCACGGCGGAAGGAGCAGCCGCTACGAACGGCAAACTGAGCCACCGCCAGATCCTCACCGTCCTGTCCGGCCTGATGCTCGGCATGTTCCTGGCCGCGCTCGACCAGACCATCGTCTCCAGCTCGATGCGGACCATCGCCGACGAGCTGCACGGCCTGTCGCTGCAGGCCTGGGCCACCACCGCCTACCTGATCACCGCCACGCTCTCCACGCCGCTGTACGGCAAGCTGTCCGACCTCTACGGCCGCAAGCCCATGTACCTGACGGCGATCTCGCTGTTCCTGATCGGCTCGCTGGCCAGTGGCATGGCCACGTCGATGTACGAGCTCGCCGCGTTCCGCGCCTTCCAAGGGCTGGGCGCCGGTGGTCTGATGTCGCTCGCGCTCGCGATCATCACCGACATCACCGCGCCGCGGGAGCGCAGCAAGTACCAGGGCTACTTCATGGCCGTCTTCGGCATCTCGAGCGTCGCCGGGCCGGTCGTCGGCGGGTTCTTCGCCGGCATCGACACCTTCGCGGGCATCACCGGCTGGCGCTGGGTCTTCCTCGTCAACGTCCCGATCGCGCTGGCCGCGCTCGTCGTCGTCACCAAGGTGCTGAACCTCCCGCACACCCGCGTGGACCAGAAGGTCGACTACTGGGGTGCCGTCGCGCTGGCCACCGGCCTGGTGCCGCTGCTGATCGTCGCCGAGCAGGGCCGCGAATGGGGCTGGGGTTCCGCCGCCTCGATCGCCATGTACGTCGTCGGCGGGCTGGGCGTGGCCGCGTTCGTCTGGATCGAACGCCGGATGGGCGACGCCGCCCTGCTGCCGCTGCGGCTGTTCAAGCGGCCGGTGTTCCGGATGGCCACGCTGGTCACCGTCGTGCAGGGCGCCGGGATGTTCGGCGCGATGATGTCGCTGCCGCTCTACCTGCAGATCGTCAAGGGCGCGACGCCGACCCAGGCCGGCCTGCAGATGCTGCCGCTGACGCTCGGCATCATGGTCGCCAGCCTGACCAGCGGCCGCCTGATCGCCAAGACCGGGCGCTACAAGATGTTCGCCGTGGCCGGGATCGGCCTGATGGCGGCGGCGCTGTTCGCGCTCTCGACGATCACCGTCGACAGCTCGCTGGCGCTGGTCATGGTGATCGCCTTCGTGATCGGCCTCGGCCTCGGCGCCTCGATGCAGACGCTGGTGCTGGCCGCGACCAACGACGTCCGCCCGCAGGACATCGGTGTCGCCACCTCGGCGGCGACGTTCTTCCGGCAGATCGGCGGCACGGCGGGCACCGCGGTGTTCCTGTCGATCCTGTTCGGCACGGTCGGCGACCGGATCGCGAACGCCATCCGCTCGGCGATGACGAGCCCGGCCTACGTGTCGGCGCTGGCCCAGAACCCCGCGTTCGCGCAGCAGCTGAAGAGCGGCGGGCTGGACGTCAACGACACGTCGTTCCTGTCCTCGCTCGACCCGACGCTGGCCCGGCCGATCCTGCAGGGCTTCGCCGAGTCGATGAGCACGGTGTTCCTGGTCGGCGGGATCGTGCTGACCGTCGGGTTCGCCCTGGTGTGGTTCCTCAAGGAGAAGCCGCTCTCGGACAAGTCGGCGATGGAGCAGCGCGCGGACGCCGAGGCGGAGGCCGCTCCGGCCCTCGCACTGGCGCACTGA
- a CDS encoding inorganic diphosphatase, whose amino-acid sequence MEFDVTIEIPKGERNKYEVDHKTGRIKLDRTLFTATQYPADYGFIDDTLGQDGDPLDVMVLVQEPTFPGCLIRCRAIGMFRMTDEKGPDDKVIAVPSNDPRLEHLRDIHHMNEFHRLEIQHFFEVYKDLEPGKSVEGSSWVGRTEAEAEIARSYERETDRLAKEKANGGADH is encoded by the coding sequence GTGGAGTTCGACGTCACGATCGAAATCCCCAAAGGGGAGCGCAACAAGTACGAGGTCGACCACAAGACCGGCCGCATCAAGCTGGACCGGACCCTGTTCACGGCCACGCAGTACCCGGCCGACTACGGCTTCATCGACGACACCCTCGGCCAGGACGGCGACCCCCTGGACGTGATGGTGCTCGTGCAGGAGCCCACCTTCCCGGGCTGCCTGATCCGCTGCCGCGCGATCGGCATGTTCCGGATGACCGACGAGAAGGGCCCGGACGACAAGGTCATCGCCGTTCCGTCGAACGACCCGCGCCTCGAGCACCTGCGCGACATCCACCACATGAACGAGTTCCACCGCCTGGAGATCCAGCACTTCTTCGAGGTCTACAAGGACCTCGAGCCCGGCAAGAGCGTCGAAGGCTCGTCCTGGGTCGGCCGCACCGAGGCCGAGGCGGAGATCGCCCGGTCGTACGAGCGCGAGACCGACCGGCTGGCCAAGGAGAAGGCCAACGGCGGCGCCGACCACTGA